Within the Bacillus pumilus genome, the region GCAAAAAATGATAAAAATCCGAAAATAAATCGGCCCGAAATAATAGTTTCGCTAGTTTTTTCCCTAATGTAATACGCTCTTTTACGTTGGAAAACTTCCGTATGGTTAACCCGTACAAATGCCCGTCAACCGTTGGGAAAACAACGGTTTGAAAATGTCCCCACTCGCTAAACAGATATTGAATCGAGTGAAAAACATTCTTTTTCAGAAGAGGATTTTGTATAATAGGAGATTGTATAGTATATTGTTCATTTATGATGAGTGCATAAAGTAGACGCTCTGTGTCACGCTTTAGCCAAAAACGTTCCCACTCAGTGCTCATAAAACGAGAGACAGAAAAATACGGAAGCAGATGGAACAAAGGTTTGCCGCACCGCTTAGACCATTCATACAAAAGAAGCTGGGGGTAAGCATCTGAAAAGATCAGCCAATTCGCTCTTTCATATGCTGTGAAAAAAAGGTGCCCCTCTTGATCTGTTAAACCTGGATGGAAGAGCTCGCCCTTTAGATCCGTCATAGACCATCCAGCATTTCTCGAGACAAAGGAAGCAAGCAGCGACCATTTCATCTCTGGATGACGATCATAAAAGCGCTTGTAAGCATTTGTCCTCGTCAGGTTGTCTTTATTTTTCACTTTCGTTTCACGCAATATATGCTGAGTGATGATGTGCTCTTCTTGTGACAACATAAGTATCTCTCCAATACAAAATGCATTAAAAGGAGGCTGAAACTTGATGATTCGGTATCCAAACGGAAAATCGTATCAGCCCATTCAACCAATTGGGACAAAAAAACGAATTAGCGGCGAATCCTCTTATAGTAACCGCGGGATGACTCTTGAGGCTGACTTAAACGAAACCAACCAGTACTATTTGGTCAACGGGATCGCAGTCATTCATAAAAAGCCTACCCCCGTTCAAATTGTGAACGTGGATTATCCAAAAAGAAGCGCTGCTGTGATCAAAGAAGCCTATTTTAAACAATCATCCACAACAGACTATAATGGAGTGTACAGAGGGCGCTATATCGATTTTGAAGCAAAGGAAACCAAAAGCACCACCTCGTTTCCGCTCAAAAATTTTCATGAACATCAAATTGAGCATATGAAACAGGTTGAAAAGCAAGGCGGTATTTGTTTCGTTATTATATCCGCATTTGGCTCCGTTTATTATTTGCCCGCTTCAGATCTCTTTTTCTTCTGGGAACGGCAGAAACTAAACGGCCGGAAATCCATTAGTAAAGATGAACTAATGGAAGCCGGTCACTTAATGACACTTGGATATTCGCCAAGAATTGATTATATTAAAGTAGTGGAGACACTTCATTTTTCGGATGAAAGTGAGTATCAATAACGTTCGAAAAAGGTTTAACACGAAAGGTTGAGATGTGATGTCTGATCAATTTACAAGTCGTGAACAGCGACGTAAAGCAAGTCAAGAAAACAATAAGAAGCAAAAGAACAAAAAAGGCAAAAAGAAAGCAGGTCTATTTAAAAAAATATTTTTATCTTTACTCGTGATCGGTCTTCTATGTCTAGTGGCCGGAATCACAACTTTTGCCGTTTTTGCATCAAGCGCTCCTTCAATTGATGATAGTAAGCTCAAAACACCTTATTCTTCAAAGCTTTATGACATAGACAAAAAAGTATTTGCAGAAGTCGGTGCGGAAAAAAGAACGTATGTCTCGATTAAAGATATACCCGATGTGGTAAAAGAAGCATTTATTGCAACGGAAGATGCACGTTTTTATAAACACCACGGGATTGATCCAATCCGTATTGGCGGTGCCCTTGTCGCAAACGTTGAGGACGGCTTTGGAGCTGAAGGTGGAAGTACAATTACACAGCAAGTTGTGAAAAATACTCTACTTACCAATCAAAAAACGTTAAAACGTAAAGTACAGGAAGTATGGCTCTCGATTCAGCTTGAGCAAAAGTACTCTAAAGATGAAATTTTAGAAATGTATTTAAACCGCATTTTCTTCTCGCCTTATGCTTACGGTGTTGGGAAAGCGGCTGAACAATTTTTCGGCGTGACAGATTTAAATAAGCTAACTGTTGCACAGGCTGCCACACTTGCAGGTATGCCGCAGAGCCCTTCTGCTTATAACCCAGTGAAAAATCCTGAGGCAGCAGAAAAACGTCGTAATATCGTGTTAGGCCTCATGAAAAAACAAGGCTATATTTCTGAGAAAGACTATGAAGTGGCAAAAGCAACCCCTGTCAAAAAGACCGTAGTGCCTGCTGATAAATATAAGAGCCAGAACTCAAGTAAGTACTCTGCTTATATTGAAGAAGTCATGGAAGAAGTACAGAAAAAAGCCAAAGTAGATGTATCAACAGATGGATTAAAAATCTATACTTCACTCGATCGTAAAGCTCAGGATCACCTAGATGATATTATCAATGGGGATTCTGTTGGATTTACGAAAGGTATGCAGGCGGGTGTCACCTTGCTTGATACAAAAAATGGTGAAATCCGAGCTATTGGCGGTGGACGTGATGTACCAGCCGGCGGCTTTAACTATGCAACTGATGCAAAACGTCAGCCAGGTTCAACAATTAAACCCATTTTAGATTACGGTCCTGTCATTGAAAACAAAAAATGGTCAACGTACCAGCAAATTGATGATGCGCCGTATACGTACTCAAACGGTACACCGATTAATAACTTTGACAGAAGACATTTAGGGAAAATGTCGATGAGAAGTGCTTTGGCACAATCACGAAACATCCCTGCCCTAAAGGCTTTCCAAGAAGCTGGCACAGACAATGCCGTTCAATTTGCTAACAACTTAGGTATGGACTTACCGTCAGACATTCCAGAGTCTTATTCAATCGGTGGATTTGACGATGGCGTGTCCTCTCTAAAAATGGCTGGGGCCTTTAGTGCATTCGGTAATAA harbors:
- a CDS encoding DUF2515 domain-containing protein, whose amino-acid sequence is MLSQEEHIITQHILRETKVKNKDNLTRTNAYKRFYDRHPEMKWSLLASFVSRNAGWSMTDLKGELFHPGLTDQEGHLFFTAYERANWLIFSDAYPQLLLYEWSKRCGKPLFHLLPYFSVSRFMSTEWERFWLKRDTERLLYALIINEQYTIQSPIIQNPLLKKNVFHSIQYLFSEWGHFQTVVFPTVDGHLYGLTIRKFSNVKERITLGKKLAKLLFRADLFSDFYHFLHTVPHTGSRFDFEPFLGIARRSTPFLRTVYPVMTHSLDDQREDWFQKKLSPTLFDEETLPKQIELTDWYFHKKRQLRFLFSLEHYFLHK
- the recU gene encoding Holliday junction resolvase RecU, whose product is MIRYPNGKSYQPIQPIGTKKRISGESSYSNRGMTLEADLNETNQYYLVNGIAVIHKKPTPVQIVNVDYPKRSAAVIKEAYFKQSSTTDYNGVYRGRYIDFEAKETKSTTSFPLKNFHEHQIEHMKQVEKQGGICFVIISAFGSVYYLPASDLFFFWERQKLNGRKSISKDELMEAGHLMTLGYSPRIDYIKVVETLHFSDESEYQ
- a CDS encoding PBP1A family penicillin-binding protein codes for the protein MSDQFTSREQRRKASQENNKKQKNKKGKKKAGLFKKIFLSLLVIGLLCLVAGITTFAVFASSAPSIDDSKLKTPYSSKLYDIDKKVFAEVGAEKRTYVSIKDIPDVVKEAFIATEDARFYKHHGIDPIRIGGALVANVEDGFGAEGGSTITQQVVKNTLLTNQKTLKRKVQEVWLSIQLEQKYSKDEILEMYLNRIFFSPYAYGVGKAAEQFFGVTDLNKLTVAQAATLAGMPQSPSAYNPVKNPEAAEKRRNIVLGLMKKQGYISEKDYEVAKATPVKKTVVPADKYKSQNSSKYSAYIEEVMEEVQKKAKVDVSTDGLKIYTSLDRKAQDHLDDIINGDSVGFTKGMQAGVTLLDTKNGEIRAIGGGRDVPAGGFNYATDAKRQPGSTIKPILDYGPVIENKKWSTYQQIDDAPYTYSNGTPINNFDRRHLGKMSMRSALAQSRNIPALKAFQEAGTDNAVQFANNLGMDLPSDIPESYSIGGFDDGVSSLKMAGAFSAFGNNGYYNEPHAVTSVEFNDGTKLDLTPDSKAAMSDYTAFMVTDMLKTAVQSGTGTLAQVPNVQVAGKTGTTNFTQDDINKYNIPSGGAKDSWFVGYTPQYTAAVWTGIGNSKDADGKMWLTDYEQRVAKIVFQRLISQIDDGSGSFEKPDSVVEATVEKGSDPAKLAGPNTPSDKKTTEYFVKGTVPTKVSDTYEKKEADKPSDLKAVYDEEKKSITLTWGYDDDADATFNVKQAVDNGGYKDIQNSSAKEAVISDVKPGSTYKFQVTATVEDVTSKAASTFLTIKDDEDEEEKADDENKEEEPQQPDDEQTDKTDDNKNQPPGTDEQKPDDKKDQDKDKDQDQGGNTENGNNGSSDNGSDSTNGNSNSQTDNKDKKKDDTKTNTQSSSSQSTSPNRKENE